One Streptomyces sp. V4I8 genomic window carries:
- the cobC gene encoding Rv2231c family pyridoxal phosphate-dependent protein CobC, with translation MHTEAHDLRHHGDAEVRDDGSALVDLAVNVRADTPPAWLRERIAASLGSLAAYPDGRAARAAVAVRHGLPSERVLLTAGAAEAFVLLARALKVSRPVVVHPQFTEPEAALRDAGHSVDRVLLREEDGFRLDPAAVPEDADLVVIGNPTNPTSVLHPAASIAELARPGRTLVVDEAFMDAVPGEREALAGRTDVPGLVVLRSLTKTWGLAGLRIGYVLAAPDTIADLERAQPLWPVSTPALAAAETCVAPQALAEAAHAAHRIAADRAHLVAGLGGFASAGLRVVEPAEGPFVLVRLPRAAAVRHHLRELGFAVRRGDTFPGLGEEWLRLAVRDRATVSRFLEALDQAMALTRR, from the coding sequence ATGCACACTGAAGCACACGACCTTCGGCACCACGGCGACGCCGAGGTCCGCGACGACGGTTCGGCGCTCGTCGACCTCGCCGTGAACGTCCGCGCGGACACCCCGCCCGCCTGGTTGCGGGAGCGGATCGCCGCTTCGCTGGGCTCCCTCGCGGCCTACCCGGACGGGCGGGCGGCGCGGGCGGCGGTGGCGGTTCGGCACGGGCTGCCCTCGGAGCGGGTGCTGCTGACGGCGGGGGCGGCGGAGGCGTTCGTGCTGCTGGCACGGGCGCTGAAGGTGAGCCGGCCGGTCGTCGTGCACCCGCAGTTCACGGAGCCGGAGGCGGCCCTGCGGGACGCGGGCCACAGCGTCGACCGGGTGCTGCTGCGGGAGGAGGACGGCTTCCGGCTCGACCCGGCGGCCGTCCCGGAGGACGCCGACCTGGTGGTCATCGGCAATCCCACGAACCCGACCTCCGTGCTGCACCCAGCCGCGTCCATCGCCGAACTCGCCCGTCCCGGGCGGACGTTGGTGGTGGACGAGGCGTTCATGGACGCGGTGCCGGGTGAACGGGAGGCGCTCGCCGGGCGGACGGACGTGCCGGGTCTGGTGGTGCTGCGCAGCCTGACCAAGACGTGGGGCCTGGCCGGGCTGCGGATCGGCTATGTCCTGGCCGCCCCCGACACCATCGCCGACCTGGAGCGCGCCCAGCCGCTGTGGCCCGTCTCCACGCCCGCGCTCGCCGCCGCCGAGACCTGCGTGGCACCGCAGGCCCTGGCTGAGGCGGCCCACGCGGCCCACCGCATCGCCGCCGACCGGGCCCATCTCGTCGCCGGGCTGGGCGGGTTCGCCTCGGCCGGACTCCGGGTCGTGGAGCCCGCCGAGGGTCCCTTCGTCCTCGTACGACTGCCGAGGGCGGCCGCCGTACGCCACCATCTGCGCGAACTCGGGTTCGCGGTGCGGCGCGGGGACACCTTCCCCGGGCTGGGCGAGGAGTGGCTGCGGCTGGCCGTGCGGGACCGGGCGACGGTCAGCCGGTTCCTGGAGGCGCTGGACCAGGCGATGGCTCTGACACGTCGCTGA